A stretch of DNA from Terriglobia bacterium:
CGCGCGCGGTCCTTCGCCAGAACGTGTGGGACGCGGGGCGAACGCGCCTCGCCTCGAAGGCCGCGACCCTGGGGGTCCAGGCCTCTTCGGACTCCCGCGCCCGGACGCGCGACGAGGTGGCTTTCGGCGCGTTACGCGCGTTCTGGGACGCGGTGCTCGCCGGTCGGACGCTCGAGGTCGCTCGATCCGCCGAGGAGGCGGCGAAGGCCAACGCGAGTCTCGCGAAGCGGCACGAGGAGGAGGGACTGGCGGTGCCCTCCGACAGGATGTCCGCCGAGGTCCGCCTCGCCGAGGTGCAAGCCATGAAGATCCGGGCCGAGCAAGGCATTGCCGTCGCCCGGGCGGCGTTGCGGCAGGCGCTGGGCCTCTCGGAGGATCGGGAGTTCGATCTCGTCCCTCCCCCGGTCGAGCCCGCCCCCGGGGACGGCGATCCCGAGTCCCGGGTCGCAGAGGCACTCCTCCGCCGTCCCGACCTGCGCTCGCTCGACGCCCGGCTCCGCCAGGCCGGGATCGGCGAGCGGATCGCGCGCAGCCACCGGCTTCCCGAGATCGGGGTCGGCGCTCAGGTCGAGTGGAACGGGCGGGCGCCGCTCCCATCGGAAGGGAGCAACTGGACCGCCGGGTTCTCCGTGCGCGTGCCGGTGTTCGACGGCGCCGAGACCGCCGCCCGCGCCGCGCGGGCCCTGGCGGATCGCGAAAGGGTCCAGGCCCTGCGGGAGGCGATGGCCGAGGGTATCCGGCTGGAGGTGCGCGCCGCCTGGGCGGACCGTAACGCCGCATCGGAGCGGCTCAAGGTGGCCGAAGCGGCGCTGTCGCAGGCGGAGGAGGCGCTCCGGATCGTGCGCGACCGCTACGACGAGGGGATGGCCGCGATGGTGGAGCTGCTCGGGGCCGAAGCGGCGCGGACCGCAGCCCAGGGGAGCCGCGCGTCGGCGGCACGCGACCTGGCGCTGGGCACGGCCGCGCTCGACCTCGTCACCGGCCGCGGCGTCGCCGTGCCGGTGGAAGGTCGTTGAGATGATCCGCAACCGCGGAGCGAGGGACCCGATGAGGCGGAACGGAACTGGAAAGGCGCGCGTGTCGAAGGGGAGGCCGGCGCGGGCCGCGGCGGGGGCGCCGATTCTCGCGGCGATCTTGGCCCTGGCGTGCGGCGGAGGGAGCGGGACGGCACGAACGGAGAGCGCCGCTCCCCTCGCGGCGAAGGCCGCCGCCGTCCTCAAGGTCCCGTGGACCCGGACGCTCGCGGTCGCCGCCGGCGTCGACCCGCTGCGGCGCGCGACGCCGGGGACGATCCTGATGGGGCGCGTGGATCGGGTCCTTCGCCGGGAGGGCGACCGGGTCCGCTCCGGCGAGGTCCTCGCTCGGGTCGAGAGCCGGGAGGTCACCGCGCGGCTCCAGCAGGCCGAGGCGAGCGTCGCCGCCGCGTCGGCCATGGAACGCAACGCGCGGCTCATGAAGGAGCGGATGGAGCGGCTCCTCGCGAAGCAGGCCGCGACGCAGAAGAACCTGGACGACGCGACCGCGGGGTACGAAGCGGCCGCCGCGAGCCTCAAGGCTGCGGAAGAGGGCGTCGCGACGGCGCGGATGTACGTGGCCTACTCGGCGGTCGCGGCGCCGTTCGACGGCGTCGTCGTGGAGAGGCGCGTCGAGGAGGGCGACACCGCGGCACCCGGCATGCCGCTGTTCGTGGTGGAGGACACCTCGAGGATGAAGGTGGAGGCGCAGGTCCCGGAGACGGCGCTCGTGGGCCGCCGCATCGGAGATCCGGTGGAGATCGAGGTGGACGCGGCGGGAGGCGGGGTGAGGAGGGCCACGCTGTCCGAGATCCTGCCGGCGGCCGACCCCAGGAGCCGGACCCGCGCGGTCCGGGCGCTGCTCGACAACTCCGACGGCGCGCTCCGGTCCGGGATGTTCGCGCGCATGCGCCTCCCTGGCGAGGAGGGGAAGGCGGTCGCGGTCCCCGACACGGCGCTGGTCCGGCGCGGCCCGCTGACCGGCGTGTTCGTGGTGGAACCGCGGGAGGTGGCGCGTCTCCGATGGGTGACCCTCGGCGAGACGCGAGGCGGCCGGTCCGAGATCCTGACCGGGCTCTCGGCCGGGGAGAGGATCGTGACGGACCCTCCGGCCGGCCTCGAGGACGGGCGCCGGATCGAGGCGCGGTGATGGCGGGCGTCGGAGCGTCCGGCCGAATTGCCCGGGCGTTCATCGACAACAAGCTGACGCCGCTCCTCGTCGCGGCGGCGCTCGCTCTCGGCGTCCTCGCCGTCGTCGCGACGCCACGCGAGGAGGAGCCGCAGATCGTGGTGCCGATGATCGACGTCCTCGCGCCGTGGCCCGGCGCCGAAGCGGCGGAGGTCGAGCGCCTCGTCGCGGTCCCGCTGGAGCGTGCCCTCCGAGAGATCCCGGAGGTCGAGTACGTGTACTCCACGTCGCGACCGTCCGGCGCGATGGTGATCGCGCGGTTCTTCGTCAACTCCGACCCGTCCCGCGCGCTGGTCGGCGTGCGGGACAAGGTGGCCAACGCGATCCCCTCCCTGCCCGCCGGGGCGCTCGCACCCTCGATCACCCCCCGGTCCATCGACGACGTCCCGATCCTCGCGCTGACGTTCTCGTCCGGTCGCTACGATCCGCTCGCGCTGCGGAGAATGGCGTCGGAGATCGAGGAACAGGCCCGCGCGGTATCGAACGTCGCCGCGACGTCTCTCCTCGGCGGGCTCCGGAGGGAGATCCGGGTCGAGCCGGACCCGGAGCGGCTGGCCTCGCGCGGCCTCGCCCCCGCGGCGGTCTTCATGGCCCTCGAGAAAGCCGGGGCGTCGCTGCCCGCCGGGAGCTTCGGGGCGGAGGGACGCGAGACCGTGGTCGAAACCGGCGATTTCCTCGCCGGGGCCGACGACGTCGGCGCCGTGGTGGTCGCCGCGCCGATGGGGCGCGCGGTCCGCCTCGGGGACGTCGCGCGCGTGTCGGACGGCCCCGAGGAGCCGAGGAGCTACGTGTTCCACGCCGAGGCGGGGAGGCCCACCGTCCCGGCGGTCACCCTCGCCGTCTCCAAGACGCGTGGGGCGAACGCGACGGTCGTCGCCGACGCGGTGCTCCGGCGGATCGAGGCGGTGCGCGGGCGTTTGCTCCCGGCCGACGTCACGATGACCGTCACGCGGAATTACGGCGAGACGGCGCAGGAGAAGTCGAGCGAGCTGATCTTCCACCTCCTCCTCGCCACGATCTCCGTCGTGGCGCTGATGGCGCTGGCGCTGGGCCTGAGGGAGGCGGTGGTGGTGGCCGTAGCGGTCCCGGTGACGCTGGCGCTCACCCTGCTGATCTACTACGTCTCCGGGTACACCCTGAACCGGGTGACCCTGTTCGCGCTGATCTTCTCCATCGGGATCCTCGTGGACGACGCCATCGTGGTCGTCGAGAACATCCATCGCCACATGGCGCTCCGCAAGCTGCCGCCCCTCCAGGCGGCGGTGTTCGCGGTGGACGAGGTCGGTAACCCGACGATCCTCGCCACGTTCACGGTGATCGCGGCGATCCTCCCGATGGCGTTCGTGACCGGCCTCATGGGGCCCTACATGAGACCGATCCCGGTCGGCGCGTCGTTCGCCATGCTGATCTCGCTCCTGGTGGCGTTCGTCGTGTCGCCGTGGCTCGCGTTCAGGATGCTCCGCGGGGAATCCGCCAACCGTGGCGGAAAGCACGCGTCCCCCGAGGGCATCGGCGCCCGGGCGTACCGGCGACTGATGGAGCCGCTCCTCCGCCGCCCCGCGTACCGCTGGGGAATGCTCCTCTGCGTCTCCCTGCTCCTCCTCCTGTCCCTGGCCCTCGTCCCGTTGAAGCTCGTGACCGTCAAGATGCTGCCGTTCGACAACAAGAGCGAGATGCAGGTCATCGTGGATGCCCCGGAGGGAACGACCCTCGAGGCGACGCTGGCCGCGGCGCAGGAGATGGCGGACCGGATCGGGACCGAGCCCGAGGTCCGCGATGTCCAGGTGTACGCGGGGACCTCGGCGCCGTTCAACTTCAACGGTCTCGTCCGCCACTACTTCGCGCGGCGCCAGCCGAACAAGGCCGACCTTCAGGTCAACCTCCTGCCCAAGCGGGAGCGCAGGGATTCCAGCCATGCCATCGCCGGTCGGATCCGACCGCTCGTGGCCGAAATCGCTCGGCGCCGCGGAGTGCGCGTGAAGGTCGCCGAGATCCCGCCCGGCCCGCCGGTCCTCTCGACCCTCGTGGCCGAGGTGTACGGTCCCGATCCCGCGGTGAGGCAGGAGGTCGCGCGGAAGGTCCTCGCGGTCTTCGACGCCACCCCCGGCGTCGTGGACACCGATTGGTACGTCGAGGCACCGCAGCCCAAGGCGCGATTCGTCGTGGACCGCGATCGGGCCGCGCTCTCGGGGATCGAGCCCGAGCAGGTGGCGATGACGTTGCGCCTCGCGGTGGACGGGCTCTCCCCTGCCGTGGCGCACCCCGGCGGCGAGCGGGAGCCGGTGCCGATCACGGTCCGCCTTCCCCTCGCGGACCGCTCCAGCGCAAGGGAGCTGGGCGGCCTGAGGCTCCTCTCCGCCGCCGGAACGACCGTTCCGCT
This window harbors:
- a CDS encoding TolC family protein, which gives rise to MKSRPILAGLALALGASARAGEPLTPDSAVALALLNHPALRAADREVDAARADGRLARSGWLPRVDITEDWMRSTNPVFVFASKLGQQSFAMADFDPGALNHPDPFTNAATRAVLRQNVWDAGRTRLASKAATLGVQASSDSRARTRDEVAFGALRAFWDAVLAGRTLEVARSAEEAAKANASLAKRHEEEGLAVPSDRMSAEVRLAEVQAMKIRAEQGIAVARAALRQALGLSEDREFDLVPPPVEPAPGDGDPESRVAEALLRRPDLRSLDARLRQAGIGERIARSHRLPEIGVGAQVEWNGRAPLPSEGSNWTAGFSVRVPVFDGAETAARAARALADRERVQALREAMAEGIRLEVRAAWADRNAASERLKVAEAALSQAEEALRIVRDRYDEGMAAMVELLGAEAARTAAQGSRASAARDLALGTAALDLVTGRGVAVPVEGR
- a CDS encoding efflux RND transporter periplasmic adaptor subunit; this encodes MRRNGTGKARVSKGRPARAAAGAPILAAILALACGGGSGTARTESAAPLAAKAAAVLKVPWTRTLAVAAGVDPLRRATPGTILMGRVDRVLRREGDRVRSGEVLARVESREVTARLQQAEASVAAASAMERNARLMKERMERLLAKQAATQKNLDDATAGYEAAAASLKAAEEGVATARMYVAYSAVAAPFDGVVVERRVEEGDTAAPGMPLFVVEDTSRMKVEAQVPETALVGRRIGDPVEIEVDAAGGGVRRATLSEILPAADPRSRTRAVRALLDNSDGALRSGMFARMRLPGEEGKAVAVPDTALVRRGPLTGVFVVEPREVARLRWVTLGETRGGRSEILTGLSAGERIVTDPPAGLEDGRRIEAR
- a CDS encoding efflux RND transporter permease subunit; translation: MAGVGASGRIARAFIDNKLTPLLVAAALALGVLAVVATPREEEPQIVVPMIDVLAPWPGAEAAEVERLVAVPLERALREIPEVEYVYSTSRPSGAMVIARFFVNSDPSRALVGVRDKVANAIPSLPAGALAPSITPRSIDDVPILALTFSSGRYDPLALRRMASEIEEQARAVSNVAATSLLGGLRREIRVEPDPERLASRGLAPAAVFMALEKAGASLPAGSFGAEGRETVVETGDFLAGADDVGAVVVAAPMGRAVRLGDVARVSDGPEEPRSYVFHAEAGRPTVPAVTLAVSKTRGANATVVADAVLRRIEAVRGRLLPADVTMTVTRNYGETAQEKSSELIFHLLLATISVVALMALALGLREAVVVAVAVPVTLALTLLIYYVSGYTLNRVTLFALIFSIGILVDDAIVVVENIHRHMALRKLPPLQAAVFAVDEVGNPTILATFTVIAAILPMAFVTGLMGPYMRPIPVGASFAMLISLLVAFVVSPWLAFRMLRGESANRGGKHASPEGIGARAYRRLMEPLLRRPAYRWGMLLCVSLLLLLSLALVPLKLVTVKMLPFDNKSEMQVIVDAPEGTTLEATLAAAQEMADRIGTEPEVRDVQVYAGTSAPFNFNGLVRHYFARRQPNKADLQVNLLPKRERRDSSHAIAGRIRPLVAEIARRRGVRVKVAEIPPGPPVLSTLVAEVYGPDPAVRQEVARKVLAVFDATPGVVDTDWYVEAPQPKARFVVDRDRAALSGIEPEQVAMTLRLAVDGLSPAVAHPGGEREPVPITVRLPLADRSSARELGGLRLLSAAGTTVPLQEVSRLESGTTSPFLYRKNGRPVTYVIGDVAGTEESPAYAILKMSDRIRAITVPGGYAVDERMVDDPRRGDHEAVVWDGEWRITYEVFRDLGVAFGAVLILIYILVVAWFRSFAVPLLIMAPIPLTLVGILPGHALTGVFFTATSMIGMIALAGIIVRNSILLVDFIELSLERGLSLHEAVLEAGAVRFRPIALTGAAVVVGGVVMVLDPIFQGLAVALMSGVLVSTALTLVVIPLLYFMMMRRRVPAPAGAREEEAP